A part of Microbacterium atlanticum genomic DNA contains:
- a CDS encoding PspC domain-containing protein, translating into MNRLVRPVRGRMIAGVCQGIADRFGCSVVPVRVLWVASTVFFGVSILMYLLLWILLPDER; encoded by the coding sequence ATGAATCGCCTGGTGCGTCCCGTACGGGGACGGATGATCGCCGGAGTGTGCCAGGGCATCGCGGACCGCTTCGGCTGCAGCGTCGTGCCGGTACGCGTGCTCTGGGTCGCCTCGACGGTGTTCTTCGGCGTCTCGATCCTCATGTATCTGCTGCTGTGGATCCTTCTGCCCGACGAGCGGTGA
- a CDS encoding PspC domain-containing protein → MNSLVRPQRGRWIAGVCLAVANRFGWNVTLIRILTVVAMVFFGLPLWIYILLWILVPSER, encoded by the coding sequence ATGAACTCACTCGTCAGGCCGCAGCGCGGCCGCTGGATCGCCGGCGTGTGCCTGGCCGTCGCCAACCGCTTCGGCTGGAACGTCACGCTGATCCGCATCCTCACCGTGGTCGCCATGGTGTTCTTCGGACTCCCGCTGTGGATCTACATCCTGCTGTGGATCCTGGTCCCCTCCGAACGCTGA